From one Streptomyces sp. N50 genomic stretch:
- a CDS encoding glycoside hydrolase family 20 protein — protein MKQKQRKRGLIAVAAATVVVAGGVGLGLWSASGDEGDSGGTAVGSADETSAASRGAASRAASPTPSPSPTRSYPLSQTPRTIPAVRSHTPARGPGWRPAKGNRVVVEDADLVDEGRLIAGELGLTYGGEASDVRAGDVRLALNDDEGANPESYAMTVRGGRVNISGPSDAGVFYGTRTLKQEVHGGGTAPEGVVHDQPAKPRRGFMLDIARKPFTAGWIEDRVRELGDLKFNELGLHFSDDQGFRIESTSHPEVVSKDHLTKAQVKQIVDLATSRHITVVPEIDSPGHLGAVIAAHPDLQLRNVSGVATRGAIDISKDASAAIVDQLLDEYAGLFPGDQWHLGGDEYQALTVANPQASFPQLAAEAVKAYGSGGTVADLTTGWLNDRADTVRDHDRTMRVWNDGFLKGTSVTAAKDLQVAYWTGKEIGARQPVAYLSAGRKVLNYNDEYLYYVLGEPQTFVYPTGRRIYEQWTPRVLRGTTAVPAKYDSRILGGSFAVWCDLANSQTQNQVAAGIRMPLRATVQKLWDPGTPALTWTQFKSLADKVG, from the coding sequence GTGAAGCAGAAGCAGCGGAAGCGGGGGCTGATCGCGGTCGCCGCGGCCACGGTGGTCGTCGCGGGCGGGGTGGGCCTCGGGCTGTGGTCGGCGTCCGGCGACGAGGGGGATTCCGGGGGCACGGCGGTCGGGTCCGCCGACGAGACCTCCGCGGCCTCGCGCGGCGCGGCCTCCCGTGCCGCGTCCCCGACGCCGAGTCCGAGTCCGACCCGGTCGTATCCGCTGTCGCAGACTCCCCGCACCATTCCCGCCGTGCGCTCCCACACCCCGGCGCGCGGTCCCGGCTGGCGGCCCGCCAAGGGGAACCGGGTCGTCGTCGAGGACGCCGATCTGGTCGACGAGGGGCGGCTGATCGCCGGGGAACTGGGGCTGACGTACGGCGGCGAGGCGAGTGACGTGCGGGCCGGGGACGTACGGCTGGCGCTCAACGACGACGAGGGCGCGAACCCGGAGTCGTACGCGATGACCGTGCGCGGGGGGAGAGTCAATATCAGCGGGCCCTCGGACGCTGGGGTGTTCTACGGGACGCGCACGCTCAAGCAGGAAGTGCACGGGGGCGGTACGGCGCCGGAGGGCGTCGTGCACGACCAGCCCGCCAAGCCGCGGCGGGGGTTCATGCTGGACATCGCGCGCAAGCCGTTCACCGCGGGCTGGATCGAGGACCGGGTACGGGAGTTGGGGGACCTGAAGTTCAATGAACTGGGGTTGCACTTCTCCGACGACCAGGGTTTCCGGATCGAGTCGACCAGTCATCCCGAGGTCGTGTCCAAGGACCATCTCACCAAGGCGCAGGTCAAGCAGATCGTCGATCTCGCCACCAGTCGGCACATCACCGTCGTGCCCGAGATCGACTCGCCGGGGCACTTGGGTGCGGTGATCGCCGCTCATCCCGATCTGCAGCTGCGGAACGTGTCGGGGGTCGCCACGCGAGGTGCGATCGACATCTCCAAGGACGCCTCCGCCGCGATCGTCGACCAACTCCTCGACGAGTACGCCGGGTTGTTCCCCGGCGACCAGTGGCACCTCGGCGGCGACGAATACCAGGCGCTGACCGTCGCCAACCCCCAGGCGTCCTTCCCGCAGTTGGCGGCCGAGGCCGTCAAAGCCTACGGCTCCGGCGGCACCGTCGCCGACCTCACCACCGGCTGGCTCAACGACCGCGCCGACACGGTCCGCGACCACGACCGGACGATGCGGGTGTGGAACGACGGCTTCCTCAAAGGGACTTCGGTGACGGCGGCCAAGGATCTCCAGGTCGCGTACTGGACGGGCAAGGAGATCGGCGCCCGGCAGCCCGTCGCGTATCTGAGCGCGGGGCGCAAGGTCCTCAACTACAACGACGAGTACCTCTACTACGTCCTCGGCGAGCCGCAGACCTTCGTCTATCCGACGGGGCGGCGGATCTACGAACAGTGGACCCCGCGCGTGCTGCGCGGTACGACGGCGGTCCCGGCGAAGTACGACTCCCGGATCCTCGGCGGGTCGTTCGCGGTCTGGTGCGACCTCGCCAACTCGCAGACGCAGAACCAGGTCGCGGCCGGTATCCGTATGCCGCTGCGGGCCACGGTCCAGAAGCTGTGGGACCCGGGGACGCCCGCGCTGACCTGGACCCAGTTCAAGTCCCTTGCGGACAAGGTGGGTTGA
- a CDS encoding DUF4328 domain-containing protein: protein MPTPGSMPGPVPGPYLRSPVGLGRAAVALLGLVIAADLFAVYADLVLYDVTGDLMDGASAGAAAGRLDDADSLNTVAGGVQAVSLIGCIIVYLCWFVRVRANAGVFAPDTQSMKPGWAIAGWFVPFVNLWYPRRITRDIWDASSPLGARRSYLLVNAWWTLWIVSLLADRVGTAQSGDADTVDGTHSGAYAMAISDALDIAAAALAIALVLRLTRMQHAKALAGPGIPAGI, encoded by the coding sequence ATGCCCACGCCCGGATCCATGCCCGGGCCCGTGCCCGGTCCCTACCTGCGCTCGCCGGTCGGACTCGGCCGCGCCGCCGTCGCACTGCTCGGCCTCGTCATCGCCGCCGACCTGTTCGCCGTCTACGCCGATCTCGTCCTCTACGACGTGACGGGCGACCTCATGGACGGCGCGTCCGCCGGTGCGGCCGCCGGGAGGCTGGACGACGCGGACTCGCTCAACACGGTGGCCGGTGGCGTCCAGGCGGTCTCGCTGATCGGGTGCATCATCGTGTACCTGTGCTGGTTCGTGCGGGTGCGGGCCAACGCCGGGGTGTTCGCCCCCGACACGCAGAGCATGAAGCCCGGGTGGGCGATCGCCGGGTGGTTCGTCCCGTTCGTGAACCTCTGGTACCCGCGCCGGATCACCCGTGACATCTGGGACGCCAGCAGCCCGCTGGGCGCCCGCAGGTCGTATCTGCTGGTCAACGCGTGGTGGACGCTGTGGATCGTGTCGCTCCTCGCCGACCGGGTGGGCACCGCGCAGTCCGGGGACGCCGACACGGTGGACGGGACCCACTCGGGCGCCTATGCGATGGCGATCTCCGACGCCCTCGACATCGCGGCCGCGGCGCTGGCGATCGCGCTGGTGCTGCGGCTGACCCGGATGCAGCACGCGAAGGCGCTGGCGGGACCGGGCATTCCCGCCGGGATCTGA
- a CDS encoding MFS transporter: MAENRRWWALVVIALAQLMVVLDMTIVNIALPSAQTDLGMSDGNRQWVITAYTLAFGGLLLLGGRIADLAGRKNTFMIGLIGFAAASALGGAAANQGMLFGARALQGVFAALLAPSALSLLTTTFTDPKDRSKAFGVFGAIVGAGAAVGLLAGGFLTQYLDWRWCLYVNVPIALVAFAGAWVLLSDSSRHPDAHLDIPGALLGSLGMLTLVYGFSEAESRSWGDGLVLTLLAAGVVLLGAFGFWQTRAKVPLLPMSVVKDRQRVGAFLTILFVTIGMFGVFLFLTYYMQRVLGYSPVKTGVAYLPITVGMITGSTQVAARLLHRVPPRTLMVPGLLVAAGALALIAQVGVEPAYPKYILPGMLMLGLGMGTAMMTSVSLATGGVAPRDSGAASATFNTAQQVGGSIGTALLNTIAATVTTRYATAHAGPGANKRLLEAKAAVHGFNVATWWAMASILLAALIAGVLVNADRVPTPGAVAKETPQQPVETSI, translated from the coding sequence ATGGCCGAGAACCGTCGTTGGTGGGCGCTGGTCGTCATCGCGCTCGCGCAGTTGATGGTCGTCCTCGACATGACCATCGTCAACATCGCACTGCCGTCCGCCCAGACCGACCTCGGGATGTCGGACGGGAACCGGCAGTGGGTCATCACCGCCTACACCCTCGCGTTCGGCGGGCTGTTGCTGCTCGGTGGGCGGATCGCCGACCTCGCCGGGCGCAAGAACACCTTCATGATCGGGCTGATCGGCTTCGCCGCCGCGTCCGCGCTCGGCGGTGCCGCCGCCAACCAGGGCATGCTGTTCGGCGCCCGGGCACTGCAAGGAGTCTTCGCCGCCCTGCTGGCCCCCTCCGCGCTCTCGCTCCTCACGACGACGTTCACCGACCCGAAGGACCGCAGCAAGGCCTTCGGCGTGTTCGGCGCAATCGTCGGAGCGGGCGCGGCGGTCGGTCTGCTCGCCGGCGGTTTCCTCACCCAGTACCTGGACTGGCGCTGGTGTCTGTACGTCAATGTCCCCATCGCGCTGGTCGCGTTCGCCGGTGCGTGGGTCCTGCTCAGCGACAGCTCCCGGCACCCCGACGCGCATCTCGACATACCCGGCGCGCTGCTCGGCTCCCTCGGCATGCTGACGCTGGTGTACGGCTTCTCCGAGGCGGAGTCGCGGAGTTGGGGCGACGGGCTGGTCCTGACGCTGCTCGCCGCCGGGGTCGTCCTGCTCGGCGCCTTCGGGTTCTGGCAGACCCGGGCGAAGGTTCCGCTGCTGCCGATGTCGGTGGTGAAGGACCGTCAGCGGGTCGGGGCGTTCCTGACCATCCTGTTCGTCACCATCGGCATGTTCGGCGTCTTCCTCTTCCTCACCTACTACATGCAGCGCGTCCTCGGATACTCGCCGGTCAAGACGGGCGTCGCCTATCTCCCCATCACCGTCGGCATGATCACCGGCTCGACCCAGGTCGCGGCCCGGCTGCTGCACCGGGTCCCGCCGCGCACCCTGATGGTCCCGGGCCTGCTGGTCGCGGCGGGCGCGCTCGCGCTGATCGCCCAGGTCGGCGTGGAGCCCGCGTACCCCAAGTACATCCTGCCCGGCATGCTGATGCTCGGCCTCGGCATGGGTACGGCGATGATGACCTCGGTCTCCCTGGCCACCGGCGGCGTCGCACCCCGCGACTCCGGCGCGGCCTCCGCGACCTTCAACACCGCCCAGCAGGTGGGCGGTTCGATCGGTACGGCCCTCCTCAACACGATCGCCGCCACGGTCACCACCCGTTACGCCACCGCCCACGCGGGCCCCGGCGCGAACAAGCGGCTGCTGGAGGCGAAGGCCGCCGTGCACGGCTTCAACGTCGCCACCTGGTGGGCGATGGCCTCGATCCTGCTCGCCGCCCTCATCGCGGGCGTCCTGGTGAACGCGGACCGGGTGCCCACACCGGGCGCGGTGGCGAAGGAGACCCCGCAGCAGCCGGTGGAGACCTCCATCTGA
- a CDS encoding Gfo/Idh/MocA family oxidoreductase, which translates to MSDLRIGVLGYGLRGSLARVAHRPGAGSRVTALADPDPAAREEAARDFPEASTTPDHREVVTSPDVDAVLVLTPDHTHADLACEALRAGRTVLVEKPLDITVERCDRVLRTAQETGTRLYVGHNMRHMPVIRLMRDLVEGGAIGTVRTVWVRHFVGYGGDWYFKDWHAERRYSTGLLLQKAAHDLDVIHWLAGGCTRQVQAFGDLLVYGDLPHRRAPGEPKTADWYTEDGHWPPHTQRALNPVIDVEDVSLVNMRLDNGVLAAYQQCHFTPDYWRNYTVIGDAGRLENFGDGPGAVVKVWNSRRSEYRERPDAEHLVPDATGQDGEHGGADPLLIDEFLRFVRHGGHTDTSPVAARMAVAAGSGATESLRDGGTPREVPSLDPDLVAYFERGQVRLP; encoded by the coding sequence ATGTCCGACCTCCGTATCGGTGTCCTCGGCTACGGCCTGCGCGGCAGCCTCGCCCGCGTCGCCCACCGCCCCGGCGCGGGCTCCCGCGTCACCGCCCTCGCGGACCCCGACCCGGCGGCCCGGGAGGAGGCGGCCCGCGACTTCCCGGAGGCATCAACAACCCCCGACCACCGGGAAGTTGTCACGTCCCCCGACGTCGACGCGGTCCTCGTCCTCACGCCCGACCACACCCACGCCGACCTCGCCTGCGAGGCGCTGCGCGCGGGCAGGACCGTCCTCGTCGAGAAGCCGCTCGACATCACCGTCGAACGCTGCGACCGCGTCCTGCGCACGGCCCAGGAGACCGGCACCCGCCTCTACGTCGGCCACAACATGCGCCACATGCCGGTGATCCGCCTGATGCGCGACCTCGTCGAGGGCGGTGCGATCGGCACCGTGAGGACGGTGTGGGTACGGCACTTCGTCGGCTACGGCGGCGACTGGTACTTCAAGGACTGGCACGCCGAACGCCGGTACAGCACAGGCCTGTTGCTCCAGAAGGCCGCGCACGACCTCGACGTGATCCACTGGCTGGCCGGCGGCTGCACCCGCCAAGTCCAGGCGTTCGGCGACCTGTTGGTCTACGGCGATCTCCCGCACCGGCGCGCGCCCGGCGAGCCGAAGACCGCCGACTGGTACACCGAGGACGGCCACTGGCCGCCGCACACCCAGCGGGCGCTCAACCCGGTCATCGACGTCGAGGACGTGTCGCTGGTCAACATGCGCCTGGACAACGGGGTGTTGGCCGCCTACCAGCAGTGTCATTTCACCCCCGACTACTGGCGCAACTACACCGTCATCGGCGACGCGGGCCGGCTGGAGAACTTCGGCGACGGACCCGGCGCGGTGGTGAAGGTCTGGAACAGCCGCCGCTCGGAGTACCGGGAGCGGCCCGACGCCGAGCACCTGGTCCCGGACGCCACCGGGCAGGACGGCGAACACGGCGGCGCCGACCCGCTGTTGATCGACGAGTTCCTCCGGTTCGTACGGCACGGCGGGCACACCGACACCTCACCCGTCGCCGCGCGGATGGCCGTGGCCGCGGGGTCCGGGGCCACCGAGTCACTGCGGGACGGCGGCACCCCGCGCGAGGTGCCGTCCCTCGATCCCGACCTCGTCGCCTACTTCGAGCGGGGTCAAGTGCGGTTGCCGTAG
- a CDS encoding RNA polymerase sigma factor, producing MGQTGEHRRGHAYDGELGAAVARAQEGDDGAFAVAYRLVQPGLLGYLRGLVGDDAEDVASDAWLEIARDLGRFRGDGAGFRGWTATIARHRALDHLRRSRVRPRPATLEQDVLELPGPHSTHDQALESLSTEYALGLVRGLPRDQAEAVLLRVVVGLDGPAAARVLGKRPGAVRTAAYRGLKRLARELGVRERDGDGHG from the coding sequence TTGGGCCAGACAGGCGAGCACCGGCGCGGGCACGCGTACGACGGGGAGCTGGGCGCGGCCGTGGCGCGGGCCCAGGAGGGCGACGACGGCGCGTTCGCGGTCGCGTACCGGCTCGTGCAGCCCGGGCTGCTCGGGTATCTGCGCGGGCTCGTCGGCGACGACGCCGAGGACGTGGCGTCGGACGCGTGGCTGGAGATCGCCCGCGACCTGGGCCGGTTCCGCGGCGACGGGGCGGGCTTCCGCGGCTGGACGGCGACCATCGCCCGGCACCGGGCGCTCGACCATCTGCGGCGGTCGAGGGTGCGTCCGAGACCGGCGACGCTGGAGCAGGACGTACTCGAACTGCCGGGCCCGCACAGCACCCACGACCAGGCGCTGGAGTCCCTCTCCACGGAGTACGCGCTCGGGCTGGTCCGGGGGCTGCCGCGGGATCAGGCCGAGGCCGTGCTGCTGCGGGTGGTCGTGGGGCTGGACGGGCCCGCCGCCGCGCGGGTGCTGGGCAAGCGGCCGGGGGCGGTGCGTACGGCCGCCTATCGGGGGCTGAAGCGGCTGGCGCGCGAACTGGGCGTGCGGGAAAGGGATGGGGACGGACATGGCTGA
- a CDS encoding cytochrome P450, with product MGSVTTPESDRRATISLLSRLRTAEGQADPFPIYADLRARGTVSPAPWGGHLVTGFSACDQVLRNSLWLEPDTSWREQQGAGSRWNAPSSLETSRTLLALNPPEHTRVRRAAGTFDRGTVEQLGRRVGHIIDGLLDTLHERLRSGEADFTALVGEELPVATLGGWLGLPRADWPRLRALTHEQVFSQELLPNASQLARSDAATAELRTYFTELVRERREHPGDDPVSRWIHTWDELEPDRDKADEAVYFLALFVMLAAMETTATMLSTLVLRLVEDPDRWSLLAEHPDLVPEFVEESLRHDPPLHLIDRVASEDCLLEGAEIRAGEMVHLMVGAAHHDPAHFPDPGSFDLRRKTPHLAFGGGIHYCLGAPLARLEAQTLLRRMIARLPRLTLVRRPAYAPRVAFRRLLNLDVSLT from the coding sequence GTGGGAAGCGTCACGACTCCGGAATCGGACCGTCGGGCCACCATCTCCCTGCTCTCCCGTCTCCGGACGGCTGAGGGACAGGCCGATCCCTTCCCCATCTACGCGGACCTCAGGGCGCGCGGCACCGTCAGCCCCGCGCCCTGGGGCGGTCACCTCGTGACCGGTTTCAGCGCCTGCGACCAGGTACTGCGCAACAGCCTCTGGCTCGAACCGGACACCAGCTGGCGGGAACAGCAGGGTGCGGGCAGCCGCTGGAACGCCCCCTCCTCACTGGAGACCAGCCGGACCCTGCTCGCGCTCAATCCTCCGGAGCACACGCGCGTGCGCCGGGCGGCGGGCACCTTCGACCGCGGCACCGTCGAACAGCTCGGCCGCCGGGTGGGCCACATCATCGACGGTCTCCTCGACACCCTGCACGAGCGCCTGCGCTCGGGTGAGGCCGACTTCACGGCGCTGGTCGGCGAGGAACTCCCGGTCGCCACCCTCGGCGGCTGGCTCGGGCTGCCCCGAGCCGACTGGCCCCGCCTGCGCGCGCTGACCCACGAGCAGGTCTTCTCCCAGGAACTGCTCCCGAACGCCAGCCAACTGGCCCGTTCCGACGCCGCCACCGCGGAACTGCGCACCTACTTCACGGAGTTGGTGCGCGAGCGGCGCGAACACCCCGGAGACGATCCTGTCTCCCGGTGGATACACACCTGGGACGAGCTCGAACCGGACCGGGACAAGGCCGACGAGGCCGTCTACTTCCTCGCCCTGTTCGTCATGCTGGCGGCCATGGAGACGACCGCGACCATGCTGTCGACCCTGGTCCTCCGGCTGGTCGAGGATCCTGACCGCTGGAGCCTGCTCGCCGAACACCCGGACCTTGTCCCCGAGTTCGTGGAGGAGTCCCTGCGCCACGACCCTCCTCTCCACCTCATCGACCGGGTCGCCTCCGAGGACTGCCTCCTGGAAGGCGCCGAGATCCGGGCCGGGGAGATGGTCCACCTCATGGTGGGCGCCGCCCATCACGACCCCGCCCACTTCCCCGACCCCGGCTCCTTCGACCTCCGGCGCAAGACGCCCCACCTGGCCTTCGGCGGGGGCATCCACTACTGCCTGGGCGCGCCCCTGGCCCGGCTGGAGGCGCAGACCCTGCTCCGCCGCATGATCGCCCGCCTGCCCCGACTCACCCTGGTCCGCCGCCCCGCGTACGCACCCCGGGTGGCGTTCAGGCGACTCCTCAACCTGGACGTTTCACTGACATGA
- a CDS encoding cytochrome P450 produces the protein MQQSFDPSGAPAGCPAHGNVPLYGSDFGSDPESTYARLRTLGPSAPVDIAPDVEVELVTSYDASLYILQNPTLFVRDSRRWNALNEGRVPADSPAVPMMGYRPNAMFSDGAAHARLRQAVTDSLATVDQSRIVRLTQQSADYLISQFSSEALGQAELMSAYAQPLPLLVFGELFGCPPELGDRVIAGITGVFQGVPGSDETLGGAVAELIALKRRQPGEDITTRLMVHSSRLTDEEVLHQLVTLLGGGTAPLAASIGTSAALYLSDDWPTGLPVEDAVVKTLWNYSPIANYAGHYPTQDVELGDRTLRAGDPVVISFAAANTDPKLTAHREQLSSKAHLAFGAGPHGCPAKDPAFMITATAVESLLNRLPDVEMRVPFKELSWVPAPWSRQLVTVPIRYTPRAVPSAARAQPARPASAQAGQQPAAMPQPAGAVRPSHAAPRPKGGMFSRFRAWVNGE, from the coding sequence ATGCAACAGTCCTTCGACCCGTCCGGGGCACCGGCCGGCTGCCCCGCGCACGGCAATGTCCCGCTGTACGGGTCCGACTTCGGCTCCGACCCCGAGAGCACCTACGCCCGGCTGCGCACGCTGGGGCCCAGCGCCCCGGTCGACATCGCGCCGGACGTCGAGGTCGAGCTGGTGACCAGTTACGACGCCAGTCTGTACATCCTGCAGAACCCGACCCTGTTCGTGCGGGACTCGCGCCGCTGGAACGCGCTGAACGAGGGGAGGGTGCCCGCGGACAGCCCGGCCGTGCCCATGATGGGTTACCGCCCCAACGCCATGTTCAGCGACGGCGCGGCGCACGCCCGGCTGCGGCAGGCGGTCACGGACAGTCTCGCGACCGTCGACCAGAGCCGGATCGTCCGGCTGACGCAGCAGTCGGCCGACTACCTGATCAGCCAGTTCAGCTCCGAGGCCCTGGGGCAGGCGGAGCTGATGTCCGCGTACGCCCAGCCGCTGCCCCTGCTGGTCTTCGGTGAGTTGTTCGGCTGCCCGCCCGAACTCGGCGACCGGGTGATCGCCGGAATCACCGGCGTCTTCCAGGGCGTCCCGGGTTCCGACGAGACGCTGGGCGGCGCGGTCGCCGAACTGATCGCCCTCAAGCGCCGGCAGCCCGGCGAGGACATCACCACCCGCCTGATGGTGCACTCCTCCCGGCTGACCGACGAGGAGGTGCTGCACCAGCTCGTGACGCTGCTGGGCGGCGGAACCGCGCCCCTGGCGGCCTCGATCGGCACCAGCGCCGCGCTGTACCTCAGCGACGACTGGCCGACCGGCCTGCCGGTCGAGGACGCGGTCGTGAAGACGTTGTGGAACTACTCGCCGATCGCCAACTACGCGGGCCACTACCCCACGCAGGACGTCGAGTTGGGCGACCGGACCCTCCGGGCGGGCGACCCGGTCGTGATCTCGTTCGCGGCGGCCAACACCGACCCCAAGCTGACCGCGCACCGCGAACAGCTCAGCTCCAAGGCCCATCTGGCGTTCGGCGCCGGCCCGCACGGGTGCCCGGCGAAGGACCCGGCCTTCATGATCACGGCCACGGCCGTCGAGTCCCTGCTCAACCGGCTGCCCGACGTCGAGATGCGCGTCCCCTTCAAGGAGCTCTCGTGGGTGCCGGCGCCGTGGAGCCGCCAGCTGGTGACCGTGCCCATCCGCTACACCCCCCGCGCCGTGCCGTCCGCGGCCAGGGCCCAGCCCGCGCGGCCGGCCTCCGCCCAGGCCGGGCAGCAGCCCGCCGCGATGCCTCAGCCGGCCGGGGCCGTCCGTCCGTCCCACGCCGCCCCGCGCCCCAAGGGCGGGATGTTCAGCCGCTTCCGGGCCTGGGTGAATGGCGAGTGA
- a CDS encoding GTP-binding protein → MYLDPDVSRSVKILVVGHFAVGKTTYIGSVSEIEPLQTEEEITEASEGLDDLSETPDKTTTTVAMDFGRLTLGEDLVLYIFGTPGQERFKQMWEGLSRGALGALVLADPERLEETFPVLDLVEAFGLPYVIGVNTFEGKQQFPLDEVCEALNISEETPVIHCDVRDQDSSMQALITLVKHLLSSLG, encoded by the coding sequence GTGTATCTGGATCCCGACGTCTCCCGCTCCGTGAAGATCCTGGTCGTGGGCCACTTCGCGGTCGGGAAGACCACGTACATCGGAAGTGTCTCCGAGATAGAGCCGCTGCAGACCGAGGAGGAGATCACCGAGGCCAGCGAGGGTCTCGACGACCTGTCCGAGACCCCGGACAAGACGACCACGACCGTCGCGATGGACTTCGGGCGGCTCACCCTCGGCGAGGACCTGGTCCTCTACATCTTCGGAACGCCCGGGCAGGAGCGGTTCAAGCAGATGTGGGAGGGGCTGTCCCGGGGAGCGCTGGGGGCGCTGGTCCTGGCGGACCCCGAGCGGCTGGAGGAGACGTTCCCCGTCCTCGACCTGGTCGAGGCGTTCGGCCTGCCCTATGTCATCGGCGTCAACACGTTCGAGGGGAAGCAGCAGTTCCCGCTCGACGAAGTGTGCGAGGCACTCAACATCTCGGAGGAGACGCCGGTCATCCACTGCGACGTCCGTGACCAGGACTCCTCGATGCAGGCACTCATCACGCTCGTGAAGCACCTCTTGTCCTCACTCGGCTAG
- a CDS encoding DUF742 domain-containing protein, whose product MSDELDGELELTAPLVPLFVIAQGRALPRESEYEHTTIITAQEGAVAAARTLAPEARTVMDLIADGFLSVAEVAAHTRLPLGIVRILLAQMAEDGLIHVRNPVPHAERHDPVLLTAVLDGLMRIRTGA is encoded by the coding sequence ATGAGTGACGAACTGGACGGCGAGCTGGAGCTGACGGCTCCATTAGTCCCACTCTTCGTCATCGCGCAGGGTCGCGCGCTGCCACGGGAGAGCGAGTACGAGCACACCACGATCATCACGGCCCAGGAGGGTGCCGTAGCGGCCGCTCGCACGCTGGCGCCGGAGGCCCGCACGGTCATGGACCTGATCGCGGACGGGTTCCTCTCGGTCGCCGAGGTCGCCGCGCACACCCGGCTGCCCCTGGGCATCGTCCGCATCCTGTTGGCGCAGATGGCCGAGGACGGCCTGATCCATGTGCGCAATCCGGTGCCCCACGCCGAACGCCACGACCCCGTCCTGCTGACCGCCGTGCTCGACGGCCTGATGCGAATTCGAACCGGAGCGTAG
- a CDS encoding roadblock/LC7 domain-containing protein — protein MVQDIVDNVPRARHAVVLSADGIPRGSTDDLTGQDVRTISAAMAGMQSLSRATAHFAGLARDRNWIQTVIEFQHGWVFLIGAGQGAYLAAAAEPDVDMEQLSFRMNRLVSRLGNNLTAPPRVTAGDAAQSGDTSSALRDGGGGNVFTLVELDKAVASVPGALHALLLGADGLPRGASSGIGRNLADTISAAMTGIHAYSRATAPFAGGQQDDEWMQTVIEFEHGWVFLIAAGEGAFLAAAAEHTCDIEEFTVRLGDTMAALTAGSATRGGRTGDE, from the coding sequence ATGGTCCAGGACATCGTGGACAACGTGCCGAGGGCACGGCACGCCGTGGTGTTGTCCGCGGACGGCATCCCACGCGGGTCGACGGACGACCTGACCGGCCAGGACGTGCGGACCATCTCCGCCGCCATGGCGGGGATGCAGTCGCTCAGCCGGGCCACGGCCCACTTCGCCGGGCTGGCCCGGGACCGGAACTGGATCCAGACGGTCATCGAGTTCCAGCACGGCTGGGTGTTCCTGATCGGGGCCGGGCAGGGCGCCTACCTGGCCGCCGCCGCGGAGCCCGACGTCGACATGGAGCAGCTCTCGTTCCGGATGAACCGGCTGGTCTCCCGGCTGGGCAACAACCTCACGGCCCCGCCCCGGGTGACCGCCGGTGACGCGGCCCAGAGCGGGGACACCTCCTCGGCGCTGCGGGACGGCGGGGGCGGGAACGTCTTCACGCTCGTGGAGCTGGACAAGGCGGTGGCGTCGGTGCCGGGCGCCCTGCACGCTCTGCTGCTCGGCGCGGACGGTCTGCCGCGCGGGGCCAGCTCGGGCATCGGCAGGAACCTCGCGGACACCATCTCGGCGGCCATGACCGGCATCCACGCCTACAGCCGGGCGACCGCGCCGTTCGCCGGCGGGCAGCAGGACGACGAATGGATGCAGACGGTCATCGAGTTCGAGCACGGCTGGGTGTTCCTGATCGCGGCCGGCGAGGGGGCCTTCCTCGCGGCGGCCGCCGAACACACCTGTGACATCGAGGAGTTCACCGTACGGCTGGGCGACACGATGGCGGCGCTCACCGCCGGGTCGGCCACTCGCGGAGGAAGGACGGGCGATGAGTGA